One Syngnathus acus chromosome 13, fSynAcu1.2, whole genome shotgun sequence genomic window carries:
- the LOC119132392 gene encoding gastrula zinc finger protein XlCGF26.1-like — MSARTTAKYVEEKDRSRQRLEALWLQPYVVLRRADISEAILAKQQEPERNCIKEDKEVHQFNEQMEQKFLCSIKEEEEPERPCTKEEGEDSCDIKKEEEEDTCKMPLTGVPVKRLDEGQHEVSKGAELPSCSSSQQMTREGDGDHCGGSQAAPPPSDSDDVSSHVPAAAAEESQNKHRQCSHCGISFAHSSSLKRHMRIHTGEKPFSCSVCGQTFSLSGALKSHTRTHTGEKPFSCSVCGQRFSRKSHLKSHTRIHTGEKPFSCSVCGQRFSLRSHLKSHTRIHTGEKPFSCSVCGLTFSQRGHLKSHTRIHTGEKPFSCSVCGQKFCLKQSLKRHTRIHTGERPFSCSVCGQKFSHRESLIGHTRLHTGEKPFSCSVCGQKFSDKGALKNHTRIHTGEKPFSCSVCGQTFSQRGNLKSHTRIHAGEKPFSCSVCGQLFSDKVSLKRHTRIHTGEKPFSCSVCGHKFSHRVNLITHTRIHTGEKPFSCSVCGQKFSHRGTFKSHTRIHSGEKPFSCSVCGQKFSEKGNLKSHTRIHTGEKPFSCSVCGQTFSHRETLKSHTRIHTGEKPFSCSVCGQKFSAKGTLKSHTRRIHPGENPVACSVSCQRVSVENSECLGEMSSDP, encoded by the exons ATGTCTGCAAGGACCACAGCAAAGTACGTGGAGGAAAAGGACCGTAGTCGTCAACGACTGGAAGCTCTTTGGCTGCAGCCTTATGTTGTGTTGCGCAGAGCAG acatcAGTGAAGCTATTCTTGCTAAGCAGCAGGAGCCAGAGCGCAATTGCATTAAAGAGGACAAAGAGGTCCACCAGTTCAATGAACAAATGGAGCAGAAGTTTCTTTGCTCtataaaagaggaggaagagccggAGCGGCCTTGTACtaaagaggagggagaggacTCCTGCGACAttaagaaggaggaggaggaagatacCTGCAAGATGCCATTGACTGGTGTTCCTGTGAAGCGTTTAGATGAGGGTCAACATGAGGTGAGCAAAGGGGCGGAGCTTCCAAGCTGCAGCTCTAGTcaacaaatgaccagagaagGGGATGGAGACCACTGTGGGGGATCACAAGCAGCTCCACCACCATCAGATAGTGATGACGTGTCGTCACatgttcctgctgctgctgctgaggagtctcaaaacaaacacaggcaaTGTTCTCACTGTGGAATTTCTTTTGCTCATAGCAGTAGTTTGAAACGACACAtgagaatccacactggcgagaaacctttttcatgctcagtttgtggccaaacattCTCTCTGAGTGGAGctttaaaaagccatacaagaacccacactggcgagaaacctttttcatgctcagtttgtggccaaagattttcACGGAAGTCACacttaaaaagtcatacaagaatccacactggcgagaaacctttttcatgctcagtttgtggccaaagattttcACTGAGGTCACacttaaaaagtcatacaagaatccacactggcgagaaacctttttcatgctcagtttgtggcctaACATTCTCTCAGAGGGGACATCtaaaaagtcatacaagaatccacactggtgagaaaccgttttcatgctcagtttgtggccaaaaattttGTCTGAAACAAAGcttaaaaaggcacacaagaatccacactggtgagagaCCTTtctcatgctcagtttgtggccaaaaattctctcacaGGGAAAGCTTAATCGGGCACACAAGactccacactggcgagaaacctttttcatgctcagtttgtggccaaaaattctctgacAAGGGAGCCTTAAAAAaccatacaagaatccacactggtgagaaacctttttcatgctcagtttgtggccaaacattCTCTCAGAggggaaatttaaaaagtcatacaagaatccacgctggtgagaaacctttttcatgctcagtttgtggccaattATTCTCTGACAAGGTAAGCTTAAAAcgtcatacaagaatccacactggtgagaaaccgttttcatgctcagtttgtggccacaAATTCTCTCATAGGGTAAACTTAATcacgcacacaagaatccacactggcgagaaacctttttcatgctcagtttgtggccagaaaTTCTCTCATAGGGGAACTTTTAaaagtcatacaagaatccactctggtgagaaacctttttcatgctctgtTTGTGGCCAGAAATTCTCTGAGAAGGGAAacttaaaaagtcatacaagaatccacactggcgagaaacctttttcatgctcagtttgtggccaaacattCTCTCATAGGGaaactttaaaaagtcatacaagaatccacactggtgagaaacctttttcatgctcagtttgtggccaaaaattctctgcCAAGGGAACcttaaaaagtcatacaagaaGAATCCACCCTGGCGAGAACCCTGTTGCCTGCTCAGTCAGTTGCCAAAGAGTCTCTGTTGAGAATTCTGAGTGTCTTGGGGAGATGAGCAGTGATCCGTGA